From Funiculus sociatus GB2-C1, the proteins below share one genomic window:
- a CDS encoding helix-turn-helix transcriptional regulator, whose protein sequence is MTKDQQQQEYDRESPLKRRREELGLTQRDVALALGKTVQTVSNWETGLYEAKLSPRDLKALCRLLKWTLEELPDYFGSPQLQ, encoded by the coding sequence ATGACCAAAGACCAACAACAGCAAGAATACGATCGGGAGTCTCCCCTGAAGCGGCGGAGAGAAGAATTAGGCTTAACGCAGAGAGACGTTGCATTAGCTCTGGGTAAGACTGTCCAGACAGTTAGTAATTGGGAGACAGGGCTTTATGAAGCAAAGCTTAGTCCTCGCGATTTAAAAGCACTTTGTCGGCTGCTGAAATGGACGTTAGAAGAACTGCCCGATTACTTCGGTTCACCGCAACTACAGTAG
- a CDS encoding type II toxin-antitoxin system HicB family antitoxin — protein MKKNQQFTAIIEREGDGYVSLCPELDIASQGDTVEQAKNNLIEALELFFEVADPLEVQNRLRTEVFVTRVEVSVG, from the coding sequence ATGAAAAAAAATCAACAATTTACTGCCATCATCGAACGAGAAGGGGATGGATATGTATCGCTTTGTCCAGAATTAGATATTGCCAGTCAAGGTGATACAGTCGAGCAAGCAAAAAATAACTTAATTGAAGCATTAGAGTTATTCTTTGAAGTTGCCGATCCTCTAGAGGTACAAAATCGCTTGCGGACGGAAGTTTTTGTTACCAGGGTAGAGGTTTCTGTTGGGTAA
- a CDS encoding type II toxin-antitoxin system HicA family toxin, whose amino-acid sequence MGKLRVLSAREVCQILEQNGFVEVRQSGSHIIMQRQTDETTITAVVPNYAELRIGTLQSIIRQSGLPRSLFEVM is encoded by the coding sequence TTGGGTAAGTTACGAGTTTTATCAGCGCGAGAGGTTTGCCAAATTTTAGAGCAAAATGGCTTTGTGGAAGTGCGGCAAAGCGGTAGTCATATTATTATGCAACGTCAAACAGATGAAACTACGATTACTGCTGTTGTTCCAAATTATGCGGAGTTACGCATTGGAACTTTACAGTCAATTATCCGCCAGTCTGGATTACCGCGTTCTCTGTTTGAGGTGATGTGA